From the genome of Thermococcus chitonophagus, one region includes:
- a CDS encoding phosphate-starvation-inducible PsiE family protein codes for MRGSIVSVLTSVFDIIVALLEIVVIGFISVALYKTVIHLLSGNLELALENFLLVLILLEMYELLSLYLREHHVSMRRIAELGIMAIVRKIMIGKMYDFKVLIGFSAVIFVLGWIYVNLTKDNPND; via the coding sequence ATGCGTGGGAGTATAGTTTCAGTGCTCACTTCAGTATTCGACATTATCGTGGCTTTGCTTGAGATAGTTGTAATAGGATTCATCAGTGTAGCGTTGTATAAGACTGTGATCCATCTCCTCTCTGGAAATCTTGAATTGGCACTTGAGAATTTTCTACTCGTTTTAATCTTACTTGAGATGTATGAACTCCTATCTCTCTACTTAAGGGAACATCACGTAAGCATGAGGAGGATTGCAGAACTGGGAATAATGGCTATAGTTAGAAAGATCATGATAGGGAAAATGTATGACTTCAAGGTTCTTATTGGCTTTTCGGCAGTAATATTTGTGCTTGGATGGATATACGTTAATCTAACAAAAGATAATCCAAATGATTAA